A portion of the Haemorhous mexicanus isolate bHaeMex1 chromosome 3, bHaeMex1.pri, whole genome shotgun sequence genome contains these proteins:
- the LOC132324999 gene encoding nascent polypeptide-associated complex subunit alpha, muscle-specific form-like, whose amino-acid sequence MSGRPAATGPGSAVSPPPLLLPGALRSALSVPVSEPAGPDEKRRCAAGLTPRRPPRGRGGARRPRPRAAPAPPSPAGARLPPAGRAARR is encoded by the exons ATGAGCGGCCGTCCCGCCGCTACCGGGCCGGGCTCCGCGGTATCGCCGCCGCCGCTCCTCCTCCCCGGGGCGCTGCGCTCCGCGTTGTCAG TCCCCGTCTCCGAGCCCGCGGGCCCCGATGAGAAACGTCGCTGCGCTGCCGGACTGACGCCTCGCCGCCCTCCCCGCGGACGAGGAGGAGCGCGGCGCCCCCGACCGCGGGCCGCCCCTGCACCGCCCTCCCCGGCGGGGGCTCGTCTGCCGCctgcggggcgggcggcgcggcggtga